A stretch of DNA from Oculatellaceae cyanobacterium:
ATATCAATGAAGCGGATTCTGAATAGCTTAAATGTTGACATTAGCTACAGTTAGCTGAAAAATATCTAACTTTTTAACTTGTGAATCGCACTTTTATAGTGTGATTCAAGTTAATATTTTGATAAAAATATAATGTTATTGCTCTCATATTGAACTAAAAATTGAAACAAGCAATTACAGCATCTCTAAAGAAGTAGGTTTGGTAGGTGGCGGGAAAGCAATATCGAGAGCATCAAGTTCTTCAGTGCTAAGTTTTAGATCTATTGCAGCACGATTCTGTTCTACATGGTCAATATTGCTGGATTTGGGAATCACAATCACATTTTCTTGATGCAACAACCAGGCGATCGCAATTTGAGCCGGAATAACTCCTCGCTGTTGTGCGATCGCCCCAAGTGTGCGATTTTTCAATATGCGACCTTGTTCGATAGGGGAATACGCCATGATGGGAATGCTTCGTTCTCTGCACCAGGGAAGCAAATTCCACTCAATCCCCCGTCGGCTGAGGTTGTAGAGAACTTGATTAGTTACAATTGCTTTTCCACCGTTTAATTGGCTGGCTGATTCCATATCCTTAACATCGAAGTTGCTGACACCGTAGCTGCGAATTTTCCCTGCTTGCTGAAGTGTCTGAAATGCTTCGAGTGTTTGTGTCAGTGGAATTGAGCCACGCCAATGCAATAGATAAAGGTCAAGGTAGTCAGTTTTAAGACGTTGCAAACTTCTTTCACAGGCTGCGATCGCACCTTTAATAGAAGCATTATGAGGATATACTTTGCTGACTATGAAGGCTTGCGATCGACGATTAGTAATAGCTTGGGCGATCACTTCTTCAGCACCACCTTCACCGTACATTTCGGCAGTATCAATCAAAGAAAGACCAATATCAAGTCCGTGACGTAAGGCATTAATTTCATCTTGGCGGTTTCGGGTATTTTCTCCCATCTGCCAAGTACCCATACCGAGTACTGGAATGACTTGCCCAGAAAGTAGTTTAAGGGTTTGCACAGACAGTCTCCATTAATGCTTGGACTTTCGTTTCGACTTGGGTGGTGTGCGGTGTGCGCCAAAGTATTTTTCACTGCGATAGCGCAGCCACACCCGCAACTGTTGCGGAATCTCGTCTTTTTGTTCTTTGGTGAGGGTATTGTAAAGGGCTAAAGCGCGATCTCTTTCTCCCCGACAGGCAGCATTATTATGGGCATCCCAGTAACTACGGGCAACTCGAATGCGCCGACAGACTTCTTTTATAAGTGCTTCTCCAGTGAGGGGATTTTCTTGCTTTGCCATACTTCCATCAGAATGCCTACCCTAAATCCTAACCCGAAGCATGAAGGCATTTACCCTTTCTGCGGTCTAGTGTTTGAACATAAGGATTGTGCAAACAAAGGCTGTCATGTTGTACCGCACCATTGATGAAAATCGGATTTGTATTACTCAACCCACCCATGCTTGGGTTTCTGGACAAATGGCTCAAGTTTGGGGTAATGAGATGTTTGGCTCACTTGCTCCTTATGAAGCTGTTTGTTTAGGTGCTGAACAACATGATATTGGTTGGATACCTTGGGAATCGGCTCCGACTTTCAACCCTGACACGGGCTACCCACACAGTTTTATGGAAGTTGCACCGGAAGTGCATACAAAGTTATGGGCAGGGGCAAAACAACTAGCAATGCCGATGGGACGATATGTAGCGTTGCTGGTTTCGCTACATGGTACAGGATTGTATGAACGTTTTACTCACTGGAAAAATTCACCGGAAGCGACGCGGGCAGTCGTTGCTTTTTTGCAACAGGAAAAGGAATTTCAACAAAATTTGATTGCTAGGTTAGGGCAAGATCCAGCTTATCAACCGTATGTTACGCCAGAAGTAATTATTCGGAATCAACGACTCGTTGCCACCCTGGATGGGTTGTCTCTCTTCATTTGCATGGGCGTAACCGCACAAAAGCAGTTTGAGCAAGTGCCATCGGCAACGGGAGAAACAACTTTAACGTTGATGCCTATTAATGATGACCCAACTCAGTTATGGGTAGAGCCTTGGTGTTTCCAGCGTGATGAGGTGACAGTGGTATTTGAGGGACGGATTTTAAGTGAGAAAGCAAGTGATGAGGAGATGATGCGCGAGCAACTTGCCAATGCTCCTTGGGTGACGCTCACAGCAACGCTTCGTCCAAGATAAGCGAGTTACCTAAAGCTGTAACCCCTGTATGGGAAGCGATAGAAGCCCCCATAACCCAATCTCCCAATAATTAGCATTACTATTAGAATAATGC
This window harbors:
- a CDS encoding aldo/keto reductase — protein: MQTLKLLSGQVIPVLGMGTWQMGENTRNRQDEINALRHGLDIGLSLIDTAEMYGEGGAEEVIAQAITNRRSQAFIVSKVYPHNASIKGAIAACERSLQRLKTDYLDLYLLHWRGSIPLTQTLEAFQTLQQAGKIRSYGVSNFDVKDMESASQLNGGKAIVTNQVLYNLSRRGIEWNLLPWCRERSIPIMAYSPIEQGRILKNRTLGAIAQQRGVIPAQIAIAWLLHQENVIVIPKSSNIDHVEQNRAAIDLKLSTEELDALDIAFPPPTKPTSLEML
- a CDS encoding DUF3891 family protein; its protein translation is MLYRTIDENRICITQPTHAWVSGQMAQVWGNEMFGSLAPYEAVCLGAEQHDIGWIPWESAPTFNPDTGYPHSFMEVAPEVHTKLWAGAKQLAMPMGRYVALLVSLHGTGLYERFTHWKNSPEATRAVVAFLQQEKEFQQNLIARLGQDPAYQPYVTPEVIIRNQRLVATLDGLSLFICMGVTAQKQFEQVPSATGETTLTLMPINDDPTQLWVEPWCFQRDEVTVVFEGRILSEKASDEEMMREQLANAPWVTLTATLRPR